The Armatimonadota bacterium DNA segment CACCGCAAATCTGCCCCAGCGCGAAGTAGGGTGCGTAGTCGTAGCCTTTGGTCAGGCGCGAGATGGCGATCACCTGTTGTCCCATCTGGACGTCCACGCCGCTGCTGAAATCTACCGGCGTTAGCTGCCTGTCGCCCAGCCCTTCTACCTGGATAAAGGCGAGGTCCAGTCTGGTATCAGTGGCAGCGAGGAAAGCATCATACTCCTTGTCCTCATTGCCGAAGACCACCTTGATAGAGGTCGGGGTCATCTTGTAGTCCATGCCTGCGGGCATCGCCTCGCCTGCCAGCATCTCCATCATCCGCTTGGGGGAGAACGGGGAGTTCGAAACCATCATCAGTCCGTCGGGCGTCACCACCACGCCCTGCAGGCTCATTTTGGTCTCTTCCTCCATGCTCTCGCCACCCATCTTCATGGTGGTCTTCAACACCACTTTCAGCGTCGCGATGGAAGGTGCTACCTTCTCCACTACCGACGACACGCCCGCGATGTCGTTTTGTGCGTAGCATGTGCCAAACAGCACGAGGCTGATGACAACAGCCCAGAAGCGTCGATTCATCTTTTCTATCCTCCTTGCCAGTTCATTGCGGCAAAAGCTTCGCCCAATCGGGCTCGATGAACACAAAATGCGTGCGACCATCGCGCCGCAGGAAGATGCGGGTAACCTTCGGACGCTCCCGCACAATGCGAGCCATGACCTGCTCGAAGGCATGCGTATCGGCAATGGGTATACCGTTGATGCTCAGTATCAGGTCGTCCGCACGCAGCCCAGCCAGGTTTGCCCATCCGCCCATCGTACACTCGACCACCAGTACGCCTTTCTGGTCCCGGTTCCAGCGGTTTTCCATGCGGTCCATTGGCGTGATGTCCCGCACCACAAACTCCAGTTCTTTCTGGCGCACCCGCCGGGCGGTCTCGGCAGAGGCTGGTGTCTCTTCCAGCATGACGGCTATCTTCTGCGCCTTTCCCCCGCGCAGGATGGTGAGTGCCACCTGCTCGCCGACGGACATCTCCTCGATAACCCGTTGCAGCTCGTCTGCGTCCTGTGGGCGCGAGGCTTCCAGCTCGGTATCGTTCACGGCAAGGATGATGTCGCCTGTGCGCAATCCCGCCTTGCCTGCTTCGGTCCAGGGATACACCTCCGTGATGCGGAAGCCGCGCGCATCCTCCACGCCGACCGCTTTGGCGACCTCGGGGGTCACCACCTGTGTCTTGACACCCAACCAGGGCTTTGCCAGCTCGCCGCCCATGGTATCCGGGGGTGGTTCGGTCAGTTTCGCTATGGTGATCAGGTGCTCTTCACCTCGACGGAAGTGCACGACCGCTTCTCCACCCTTCTGTATCGCCATGATAATCGCCTTGCGCAAAGCGGTCAAGTGGGGAGTGGCGACGCCGTTGACCGAGGTGATAATATCGTTGCGCTTCAGGTTGGGACGCGCGTTATCGAACGGATAGCCGGGGCGCACGCCGGTTACCAGCACACCCTGCTGGGTGGGCAGTTTCCGCGCCACCATCATCGCGCGTGTGATGTTTTGCGCGGTAATGCCCGCCTCGCGGAACTCCTCTTCTTCGCCCCGAGAACGTTCCCACAGCGCGGTGGTGGCGGTCACGGTACGCTCTTTACCACCGCGTAGCAAACGGATGGTTACTTTCTTTCCTGCCGGCAGAGAAGCAATCTTCTGGTGGAAGAGGGGTATCTCTTCGAAGAAGCGGGCGTTGACAGGCGTCCCATCGATAGACAGGATGATGTCGCCGGGCTGGATACCTGCTTTGTGCGCGGGCGAGCCGGGGAATACGGAGGAGACCAGCACACCCGTTTGGCGTCCCAGCTTTTCCACCGGCAGCACCGTGACGCCCAGCCATCCACGCTGGATGCGCCCCGTTTTCAATACCTGCTGCAGCACCTGCCGGGCAAGGTTAGACGGGATGGCGAAACCCATACCGTTGCCACCCAGCTCGTTAATGCCGACTACTTCACCGTTCAGATTCACCAGCGGTCCGCCGGAGTTGCCCGGCAGTATCAGCGCGTCGTGCTGAATCCAGCGGGTGAGCAAACCGGTGCCCTCGCCCTCGTCCAGCTCTATCTCTTCAATCTCCGTTTGGGTGAAGTCGGTGAAGACGCGCCGTGTGTTCGAGACGATGCCCAGTGTGGCAGAGGAGGAGAGCATGAGTGGATTACCCATCGCCAGCACATACTCGCCCACCTTCAGCGCGTCGGAGTTTCCCAGAGCCGCATAAGGGAAACGGCGTTTGGGGTCAGCGCGCAGTTTGAGGATGCTCAGGTCGGTCAGCGGGTCGTGTGCCACCACAGTAGCTTCCAGCGTTTCGCCTGTGGTCAGCGAGCAGGTGATGCGGGTAGAGTTGCCCGCTACGTGATAGTTGGTGAGTACGTGCCCCTGCGGCGTGACGATCACCCCGCTTCCCCCGGAGGGCGAACGCTGAGCACGCCCCTCGCTGAAGTAGCGCGTGACCGCCAGAATGTTCACTACTGCGGGGTACACCTTATCGCGGGCGCGCTCGATATCGCGCCGGAGAGCATCGGGGTATGCCCGCTGGGCTGTGGCGACAGGTAACCAACAGGTAAAACAGGCGAGCAATATAAGAACTGTTGCTACACGGCAGGTGACCACAGGCATCCATATCCTCCCCGCTTCTCTGAGGCTATGCTGGGATATTCCATTCGCTTCTGTCTCGTTCGTTTCCTTTTCTCGTAAAGGATTCCGCCCGTTGCTGCGCTAAGCGTGAAGAAAAGCGACAACCGCAGGAGGCAAAGATGGAGTTCGACCTGTTGAAACGGCTTTGTGAGACACCAGGCATTCCTGGCAAGGAAGACCCTATCCGCGAGGCGGTCAAACAGACGCTGGCTCCGCTGGTAGATAGCATCGAAGTGGACGTGATGGGCAACGTGGTAGGCATCAAGCGGGGCAACGGCGCGCGCAAGGTGATGCTGGCGGCGCATATGGACGAAATCGGCTTCATGGTGCGATACATCGACGATAAGGGTTTTGTGCGCCTGCAGCCGCTGGGAGGGTTTGACGCCCGTCAGCTGTTCGCGCAGCGCGTGCTGGTGCATACCCGTCAAGGCGAGGTGCTGCGCGGCGTGCTGGCATACTCCACCAAACCCGCGCACATGCTCACGCCCGAAGAGATGAACAGGGCGCCGCAGATAGAGAGCTTCTTCGTGGACCTGGGCATGACCGCCGAGCAGGTGAAGGAAAAGGTCTCTGTGGGCGATATGGTCACTATGGACCGCACCACCGAATCGTGCGGAGACACCTTCTTTGGCAAGGCGATGGACGACCGCGTGGGCGTCTTTGTGATGATAGAAGCCCTGCGCCTGCTGAAGGACAAGCGTACGGAGGTGGACATCTACGCGGTGGCTACGGCGCAGGAGGAGGTGGGTTTGCGTGGTGCGACCACCGCCGCTTACGCGATAGAACCCGATATCGGCATCGCGCTGGATGTGACGCTGGCGAACGACTATCCGGGGCCCTCCGACACCGAGACGGTCACGAAGCTCGGACAGGGGGTTGCTATCAAGATTATGGACGGCAGCCTGATATGCCATCCGAAGCTGGTGGAGCACTTCCGCGAGATTGCCGAGCGCGAGCAAATCCCTTACCAGATGGAGATTCTACCTCGCGGTGGCACCGACGCGGGCGCACTGCAGCGCAGCCGTTCGGGTACGGTGAGCATCACTATCAGCGTACCTACGCGCTATGTGCATACGGTGAACGAGATGGTGCACCGCAAAGATGTGGAAGCGGCAGCCACGCTGGTAGCACGCTATCTCGAGGAGGCGCATACCAGGGACTACCGATTCTGAAACCGATCATCACCGGGATGAATCCGCCTGCTGGTCGTCGTACATCAGCAGGCGGCGCTCGCCCTCCAGAGAGCGCACCTCGGTCAGGTCCTGGGTGACTTCCAGGGTGCCCAGGTACTCACCCTGCTCGTTCCTGACGGCATAGTAGCAGATGTACACCAGCCTTCCATGCAGGTGAATCCAGAACCGGGCGCGGTCTTGCTTGCCCGACTTGAAGTCATTCAGTATCTGGTCGACGATGTGAACGCTCTTCGGGGGATGGCAATACTGCACTTTGCGCCCGAGGACGGCTTTGGAACGGCTGAAGATGCGCTCTTTGCCCGGGCTGAAGTAGCGCACTGTGTCGTCTTTGTCGACGAAGGTGAGGTCAAAGGGAAGAGTGCCCGCCAGTGCGATGAGTTCTTCCAGAGTCAGGCTTCCTGTGGGCATGCGAATACGTCCCCCTGAGGCTGTCGGCTGGCGAATCTGCATCTGAACGCCGCCTTCGGGTACCCACTCTCTTTCGGGGGAGTACAGGCAGTAGCCGTATTCGTCGCTCTGCAGGTAGATTTCATACCAGTCTTGCTCTGTCAGCAGGCTGAGAGCAACGGGGAACAGTATCTTCTCCTCTTTGTAAATCATCTCCTCGACGGCTTCTATGGCGGGCAGAACTGCCTGACGAACATGCTCTTTTGCCTCCGCTGCCGTGAAAGCGCGCTGGCTTTGCAACCGAGAGATGGCTTCACGCAAGAGGTGACGCGCTTCATCATGCTTGCCCCACATCACGGTCGGCGGTCCCATCAGGTTGTTCTTCTCAAAGTAGGGGAAGAGCAGATACTCCTTGCGCAGGTAATGCTTGTGGACATCGGTCAGTTCGTTCATCAGCTTCTGGATGGCGTGTACCTGTTCGGTGGCGTCTTGCTCATCGGGTAGAGTCTCTAACTGCTGTACCAGATGACGAATCTGTGCAGTCACACGACGCAGCTCGCGATTCTCCTGCAAGAAGGTATGCAACGGATGTCCCACAGGCACTTCTATTGCCTGCTGTCTGTCCAGCTGTGCTCGAAGCACGCGCGTGTGGGCATCGCACAACTGCTGGATGCTCTGCGGGGGAATACCCTCCTGAATCAGCTGCATCTCGGCGGTGAA contains these protein-coding regions:
- a CDS encoding peptidase M42 translates to MEFDLLKRLCETPGIPGKEDPIREAVKQTLAPLVDSIEVDVMGNVVGIKRGNGARKVMLAAHMDEIGFMVRYIDDKGFVRLQPLGGFDARQLFAQRVLVHTRQGEVLRGVLAYSTKPAHMLTPEEMNRAPQIESFFVDLGMTAEQVKEKVSVGDMVTMDRTTESCGDTFFGKAMDDRVGVFVMIEALRLLKDKRTEVDIYAVATAQEEVGLRGATTAAYAIEPDIGIALDVTLANDYPGPSDTETVTKLGQGVAIKIMDGSLICHPKLVEHFREIAEREQIPYQMEILPRGGTDAGALQRSRSGTVSITISVPTRYVHTVNEMVHRKDVEAAATLVARYLEEAHTRDYRF